One part of the Candidatus Saccharimonadales bacterium genome encodes these proteins:
- the nusA gene encoding transcription termination factor NusA produces MDDLNVKQLGLSAKQIADEKNLPEDMVHDIIEQAIAAAYRRDFGDREQEVRATLNTSTGEATVYVSKEVVDEVSDETMEISLADAKKIKKDAAVGETVEVTDHPKTFGRVAAQTAKQVILQKLREAEREVVMAEFADKIGTVITGTVQRVEPRVVRVELGKASGIIPLSEQIPGEYYSIGARVKVYLKDVERGNRGPQLILSRANEAFVEYLFRQEVPEMETGAVEIKAIAREAGRRTKIAVLSTVPGVDPVGTFVGGHGTRVQAVMNEIGENEKVDIITFSDDAQTFITNALSPAEVVSIKIDQDKKHAKVAVDPSQLSVAIGRGGQNVRLASRLTGYELDIEAANGEAKNSKPKPKKNIEDSLLNAIEENQ; encoded by the coding sequence ATGGACGATTTAAATGTAAAACAATTAGGGCTTTCTGCTAAGCAGATCGCCGACGAAAAAAACCTACCAGAAGACATGGTTCATGACATTATCGAGCAGGCAATTGCCGCCGCTTATCGCCGTGACTTTGGTGATCGAGAGCAAGAAGTTCGCGCAACTCTAAACACCAGCACAGGCGAGGCTACTGTTTACGTTAGCAAAGAAGTTGTTGATGAAGTTAGCGACGAAACTATGGAAATAAGCCTAGCAGACGCTAAAAAAATCAAAAAAGACGCAGCAGTAGGAGAGACCGTTGAAGTCACTGACCATCCAAAAACTTTTGGCCGTGTGGCTGCACAAACTGCAAAACAAGTTATTTTGCAAAAGTTACGCGAAGCTGAGCGTGAAGTTGTAATGGCAGAGTTTGCGGACAAAATTGGGACTGTTATTACAGGTACAGTTCAGCGTGTTGAACCACGTGTTGTTCGCGTTGAGCTTGGCAAAGCGTCGGGCATTATCCCACTTTCAGAGCAAATTCCGGGCGAATACTACAGTATCGGTGCGCGTGTAAAGGTCTACTTAAAAGATGTTGAGCGCGGTAATCGTGGCCCACAGCTTATTTTGAGTCGTGCAAATGAAGCCTTTGTTGAGTACTTGTTCCGTCAAGAAGTCCCAGAAATGGAAACGGGTGCTGTAGAGATTAAGGCGATTGCTCGCGAAGCCGGCAGACGCACAAAGATTGCAGTATTAAGCACGGTTCCTGGTGTTGACCCCGTCGGAACTTTCGTTGGCGGTCATGGAACTCGTGTTCAAGCCGTTATGAATGAAATTGGCGAAAACGAAAAGGTTGACATTATAACCTTTAGCGATGATGCGCAAACATTTATTACAAACGCCTTGAGCCCAGCCGAAGTCGTAAGTATAAAAATTGATCAAGACAAAAAACACGCGAAAGTTGCAGTTGACCCTTCGCAGCTTTCGGTTGCAATCGGTCGAGGTGGTCAAAACGTTCGCTTGGCTAGTCGATTGACTGGCTACGAGCTTGATATCGAAGCTGCTAACGGTGAGGCTAAAAACTCCAAACCAAAACCTAAAAAGAATATTGAGGATTCGCTACTGAACGCGATCGAAGAAAACCAATAG
- a CDS encoding ATP-dependent Clp protease ATP-binding subunit — protein sequence MNSANDFFEFINYLTDNAKSSLQRADTIARSLGSAYIGTEHLLLGVLSQESSVASQLLVESGVTLERARVALNLTPRALVVNSGAKGLSETAKLTLKLSWDIAQEFNQDFCGTEHILFSILSQKNARATVLLRDMNVDVDQLTAQLEQYLNRQQEYRGTSPTKAQQSKLSASLGKFGVDLTDKAARGELDPVIGRDKQIKRMITILGRRSKNNPVLLGDPGVGKTAIVEGLAQRIVAEEVPDFLLDKQIFMLDLAGMIAGTKYRGEFEERLKKLINEMKTNPNLIVFIDEIHLLSGAGAAEGAIDAGNMLKPALARGKARVIGATTTDEYRKHIEKDTALERRFQTVTVPEPSVKESVAILRGLKKYYERHHGVEVADEVIDDVAYLAKRYIGDRFMPDKAIDLLDEAAATVRVEKGKTPVELRKLTQELKQLSAKMEESVEAEDYERAALYKTRISQINGQINKLRNNKQDGEKLTVTSDDVAKTISTMTGVPVERVIKSEAKYLLHLEKHLAKSIIGQQEAVEAVARAIRRNRVGIGEQKRPIGSFLFMGPTGVGKTELARVLARELFGSSDSLIKIDMSEFSERHTSARLVGAPAGYVGYDDAGQLTDKIRRQPYSVVLFDEIEKAHPDVFNILLQILEDGQLSDAKGRKVDFTNTVVILTSNLGAERMQKEASLGFTATSAKDRDNLNDLHNKNRDAAMAELKKSMRPELINRFDKIVVFGAHTKPEVKKILDVELAKLEKRLSRQHVAVKLNAAAKALMIEFGYDPQNGVRPLRRAIQDHIEDEIAAGLLEERYTKGDVIAVAAKRGKFSFTRIGE from the coding sequence ATGAACAGCGCTAATGACTTTTTTGAGTTTATAAACTACTTAACTGATAATGCAAAGTCGAGTTTGCAGCGCGCAGACACTATCGCGAGGAGTCTGGGGTCTGCTTATATAGGAACTGAGCATTTGCTTTTGGGTGTTTTGAGCCAAGAGAGTTCGGTCGCATCGCAACTTTTGGTGGAATCTGGTGTAACTTTGGAACGGGCGCGTGTTGCACTTAATTTAACGCCTCGTGCGTTAGTTGTTAACAGTGGTGCCAAAGGACTTAGCGAGACTGCAAAGTTGACCTTAAAGCTTAGTTGGGATATTGCGCAGGAATTCAATCAGGATTTTTGTGGCACTGAACATATTTTATTTAGTATTCTAAGTCAAAAAAACGCTCGAGCCACTGTGTTATTGCGCGACATGAATGTTGATGTCGATCAGCTAACGGCTCAGCTCGAGCAGTATTTAAATCGACAGCAGGAATATCGCGGTACGTCTCCAACCAAAGCTCAGCAGAGCAAGCTCAGTGCAAGTTTAGGTAAGTTTGGTGTAGATCTAACGGACAAAGCGGCACGAGGGGAGCTAGATCCGGTGATTGGTCGTGATAAGCAAATTAAGCGAATGATCACAATTTTGGGCCGACGCAGTAAAAATAATCCTGTGTTATTGGGTGATCCAGGTGTAGGTAAAACTGCTATCGTTGAGGGGTTAGCTCAGCGAATCGTTGCCGAGGAAGTTCCTGACTTTTTGCTAGATAAGCAAATTTTTATGTTGGATCTAGCGGGGATGATCGCCGGTACGAAATATCGTGGTGAGTTTGAAGAGCGCCTTAAGAAGCTGATCAATGAGATGAAGACGAATCCAAATCTGATCGTGTTTATAGATGAAATTCATTTGCTTTCGGGAGCGGGTGCAGCCGAAGGTGCGATTGATGCTGGTAATATGCTTAAACCTGCGCTTGCTCGCGGTAAGGCTCGCGTGATTGGCGCAACGACAACGGATGAATACCGCAAGCATATAGAAAAAGACACTGCCCTAGAGCGCAGATTCCAAACCGTAACGGTGCCAGAGCCAAGTGTTAAAGAGTCAGTCGCGATTTTAAGAGGTCTTAAAAAATATTACGAACGACATCACGGCGTTGAGGTGGCGGATGAGGTAATTGACGACGTAGCCTATTTGGCAAAACGCTACATCGGCGATCGCTTTATGCCTGATAAAGCGATTGATTTACTGGACGAAGCTGCTGCAACCGTGCGCGTGGAAAAAGGTAAAACTCCTGTTGAGCTACGTAAATTAACACAAGAGCTCAAGCAGCTTTCGGCAAAAATGGAAGAATCCGTTGAAGCCGAAGACTACGAACGAGCTGCTTTGTACAAAACGCGTATTAGCCAAATAAATGGCCAAATTAACAAGTTGCGCAATAATAAACAAGATGGTGAAAAATTGACAGTAACTAGTGATGATGTCGCTAAAACGATTTCAACCATGACTGGAGTTCCAGTTGAACGTGTAATTAAAAGTGAAGCTAAGTACCTGTTGCATCTCGAGAAGCATTTAGCGAAAAGTATAATCGGTCAACAAGAGGCCGTAGAGGCTGTAGCGCGTGCGATTCGTCGTAACAGGGTTGGAATTGGTGAGCAAAAACGACCTATTGGATCCTTTTTGTTTATGGGTCCAACAGGTGTAGGTAAAACAGAGCTAGCGCGAGTTTTGGCTCGTGAGCTTTTTGGCAGTAGCGATTCGTTAATCAAGATCGACATGAGCGAATTTTCAGAGCGTCATACTTCAGCGCGTCTAGTTGGCGCACCAGCTGGTTATGTGGGTTACGACGATGCTGGTCAGTTGACTGATAAAATTCGTCGTCAGCCGTACAGTGTGGTGCTTTTTGATGAGATTGAAAAAGCCCACCCAGATGTGTTTAACATTTTGTTGCAGATTTTAGAAGATGGTCAGTTGAGTGATGCTAAAGGACGTAAGGTTGATTTTACAAATACAGTTGTAATTTTAACGAGCAACCTTGGTGCTGAGCGCATGCAAAAAGAGGCTTCACTTGGCTTTACTGCAACATCGGCGAAAGATCGTGACAATTTAAATGATCTGCATAATAAAAATCGTGACGCAGCAATGGCGGAACTTAAAAAGTCTATGCGCCCAGAGCTTATTAACCGCTTTGATAAGATTGTGGTTTTTGGTGCGCACACTAAACCTGAGGTTAAAAAAATCCTTGACGTTGAGCTCGCAAAACTTGAAAAACGATTGTCACGCCAGCACGTTGCGGTTAAATTAAATGCGGCAGCCAAAGCTTTGATGATTGAATTTGGTTACGATCCACAGAATGGAGTAAGGCCTCTCCGGCGCGCAATACAAGATCACATTGAAGACGAAATAGCTGCAGGATTATTGGAAGAGCGTTATACTAAAGGGGATGTCATTGCCGTTGCAGCAAAACGAGGAAAGTTCAGTTTTACCCGAATCGGAGAGTAA
- the radA gene encoding DNA repair protein RadA: protein MPKKPTSQYVCQQCSAIRTKWAGRCDSCGAWNSLVEQPVEPTGASAVASSHGKALQPSSITKVEASDQAGRITSGIPDVDSVLGGGIVPASVMLIAGQPGIGKSTLLMQLAHKVSLDRKILYISGEESTGQVKVRATRLGAEHENLHLASSTSADDIAATIKQGSYRVVIVDSIQTLAMQSLSSAPGSVGQITNSSNLLTQAAKASNTALILVGHVTKEGSIAGPKVLEHMVDVVLNLEGDRYGGFKVLRAIKNRYGSTNEAAIFEMDDSGLVPVANPSAALLAERVNSDGSVVLATLEGNRPLLVEIQALVNKTNFGYPKRAASGFDVNRLSLLVAVLERRTKLQLSDCDIYINVVGGIKLQDPAADLAVCMAIASAAKEMALSDDTVVFGEVGLSGEVRSAPQAEKRIAEAKKLGFKTAIAPRGKQNKFISPVGSMRDALNAHLKRK, encoded by the coding sequence ATGCCGAAAAAACCCACAAGTCAGTACGTCTGCCAGCAATGCTCCGCCATAAGGACAAAATGGGCGGGGCGTTGCGATAGCTGTGGAGCGTGGAATAGTTTAGTTGAGCAGCCAGTCGAACCAACGGGTGCAAGTGCGGTTGCCAGTAGTCATGGAAAGGCCCTGCAACCAAGTAGCATTACAAAGGTTGAGGCTAGCGATCAGGCTGGTCGAATTACGTCTGGGATTCCAGATGTGGACTCAGTTCTGGGCGGTGGAATTGTGCCTGCAAGTGTTATGCTGATTGCCGGGCAGCCGGGTATAGGTAAGTCTACGCTATTAATGCAGTTGGCACATAAGGTTTCGCTTGACCGCAAAATTTTGTATATAAGCGGCGAGGAATCTACTGGCCAAGTTAAGGTTCGCGCCACAAGGCTAGGCGCCGAGCACGAGAATTTGCATTTGGCGTCGTCTACTTCGGCCGATGACATAGCTGCGACAATCAAACAAGGCAGTTACCGGGTTGTTATTGTTGACTCCATCCAGACTTTGGCCATGCAAAGTTTAAGTTCGGCCCCCGGAAGCGTTGGTCAAATAACCAATTCGTCTAACTTGTTGACTCAGGCCGCCAAGGCCAGCAATACCGCGCTTATTTTGGTCGGGCATGTTACAAAAGAGGGGAGTATTGCAGGGCCAAAAGTTCTAGAGCACATGGTAGACGTGGTCTTGAATCTAGAAGGTGATAGATATGGAGGTTTTAAGGTACTACGCGCGATCAAAAATCGTTACGGCTCCACAAACGAGGCGGCGATATTTGAAATGGATGACAGTGGTCTAGTCCCAGTCGCCAACCCGTCCGCCGCGCTCTTGGCAGAGCGTGTAAATAGTGATGGCTCGGTCGTTTTGGCGACGCTTGAAGGCAACCGACCCCTGTTGGTCGAGATTCAAGCTCTTGTAAATAAGACAAATTTCGGGTATCCTAAGCGTGCGGCCTCGGGCTTTGATGTTAATAGACTTAGCTTGTTGGTTGCTGTGCTGGAGAGACGCACAAAATTGCAATTATCGGATTGCGACATTTATATAAATGTTGTTGGTGGAATAAAACTCCAGGATCCTGCCGCTGACCTTGCTGTTTGTATGGCGATTGCATCCGCCGCCAAAGAAATGGCACTAAGCGACGATACTGTTGTTTTTGGTGAAGTAGGCTTAAGCGGTGAAGTACGTAGTGCTCCGCAGGCCGAAAAGCGAATCGCCGAAGCTAAAAAACTTGGTTTTAAAACTGCAATTGCTCCAAGGGGTAAACAGAATAAATTTATTAGTCCTGTGGGTTCAATGCGCGATGCTTTGAATGCACATCTAAAAAGAAAGTAG
- a CDS encoding TRAM domain-containing protein, with product MISFKKRDKQKNVSLILDTSGIIDGRIIAIAKAGFAPQTIVVPQFVVAELQHLADTGDSQKRERARFGLDVIRELQDLRRVEVVVAREKFKNIKEVDDKLIALAKEHGALLYTTDYNLNKVAQIEGITVLNVNELAQALRPPRLPGEQVELKITQLGQDKTQGVGYLDDGTMVVVENAGKMVGQKVRVQFSRILQTQAGKMMFAIKQDGERVDGHVKHEQRDFKRNQPQSNRQKPVNKHPQSNQSWHSHSQQSNKQGNKRRPSPEDSLLAAIDRQD from the coding sequence ATGATTTCATTTAAAAAACGTGACAAGCAAAAGAACGTGTCGCTTATTTTAGACACATCGGGAATTATAGATGGCCGAATTATCGCTATTGCTAAGGCTGGTTTTGCACCACAAACAATTGTAGTGCCACAGTTCGTGGTAGCCGAGCTTCAACATTTAGCAGATACTGGCGACAGCCAAAAACGTGAGCGAGCGCGTTTTGGCCTTGATGTAATTCGCGAACTACAGGATCTGCGACGAGTAGAAGTTGTAGTTGCGCGCGAAAAATTTAAAAACATTAAAGAAGTCGACGATAAGCTTATTGCGCTCGCTAAAGAACATGGCGCGCTGCTTTATACTACCGATTACAACTTAAATAAAGTTGCCCAGATAGAGGGGATTACTGTACTAAATGTTAATGAGTTAGCTCAAGCTCTTAGACCGCCTCGCCTACCGGGTGAGCAGGTTGAACTCAAAATTACTCAGCTCGGACAAGATAAAACCCAAGGCGTTGGATATTTAGATGACGGTACGATGGTTGTAGTAGAGAACGCAGGTAAAATGGTCGGTCAAAAAGTGCGTGTGCAGTTTAGCCGAATTTTGCAAACACAAGCTGGTAAAATGATGTTTGCTATTAAGCAAGATGGGGAACGTGTCGATGGTCACGTAAAGCACGAACAGCGTGATTTTAAACGTAATCAGCCACAAAGTAACCGTCAAAAGCCAGTTAATAAGCATCCGCAGTCGAATCAAAGCTGGCATTCGCATAGTCAGCAGAGCAATAAGCAAGGCAATAAACGACGTCCGTCGCCGGAAGATAGTCTACTTGCGGCTATCGATCGCCAGGACTAA